TTtgattttctgccagtcctggggcttgaactcagggcctgggcactgtccccagcttctctttgctcaaggctagcactctaccacttgagccacagcgccccttctggctttttctgtgtatgtggtgctgaggactcgaacccagggcttcatgtatacgagaacactccaccactgagcccccttcccagccccacaatctttttttttttttaattgtcaaattgatgtacagagaggttacagtttcacacgttaggccttgggtacatttcttgtactgtttgttacctcctccttcatcccccccaccaatcttttttttttcttttcagtactggtgttttgaactcaggacctccatgCTTCCTGGACataccccagccccagccttttttgtgtttcatttttccaATAGTATTTCACGCTTGTGCCAGGGACTGGCCTGGCCCGCAGCCCTGCTCCCCACGCCCCCCGCACGGCCAGAGCGAGAGGCGCACACCACACCAGGCGTTGTTGCTTGACATGGTATCTTGCTACCTTTTTCCCGTGATCCTCACAATCTCGGTCTCCTGACTAGCCAGCCCCGTGTCCCCGGTCAACAACGGTCTCCAGCTAATGAGATCTAATGAGAAATCTTCCTGTTGCAGGACGTGTCAGGAAACGCTGCATTTCTGGCCTTCACTCCGTTTGGGTTTGTTGTTCTCCAAGGAAACAAGAGGGTCCACTTCATCAAGTGGTGAGTGGCTTCATCTACAAAACGGGCTCTTTACCCATCACTAACTGGGGAGGGGCTGTGGTCCCCATATCCTTGGTCTGTGATGGGCACTTCCAGTTCGGAGCCCTCTCCAAAGCCTGGTGCTGAGAACAGTAGCCCACTAAACGTAGTATCTTTTCCTGAGGACCTTATTCTTCCAAAGGGGCCATCCTTGAGGGCCAGAAGCCTctccagacacagaaagagagggggaCAGACCAATCCCGGGGTCATTCTCCAGTCTAGGACTGGACCCAATATTAGGGCAGCAGAGTTCCCAACAAAAGTtagtataatcctagctgtaatcctagtgtaAtcacgccggtaatcctagctactcaagaggctgagatctgaggatcatggttcaaagacagcccaggcaggaaaggctatgagacacttatctccaattaaccaccagaaaacaggaagtggtgctgtggcgcactagccttgagctgaagagctcagggacagcgcccaggccaagttcaagccttacaactgaccgccccccccccaaaaaaaatcctttgggtgtcaccattttgatgccTTCTGAGGCTGTTTGGAAGCATCTCTGCCAATGGGGGGGGGCTCCCACCCAGTGACTCCTGCCCGACACTCAGATGCCACCCTGTCTCCGCACCAGTGTCCAGGAGTCGTCCCCCCTCCACGCCCACATTCACTCTCTTCCCTCTAGACCGGTGAGCCCCTGCCTCTGCCCAGCTACTCCTCCTCCCCTGTCCCCACTTCGTTCTATTTGGGGCCCATTCTGCTGGATGGCTAGGACGGACTCTAGGTCACTGGTTGACATTTGGACATCCTGGAGACCCTTTGGCCGGCTGGCTCAAGCAGATATGGTAGGCCTCAGCCTGCTATGCTTCCCCAGGAGGCTCTGCATAAATGGCCTCCCTTAGTCCAAAGGCATTGAGGAGGGAAAGCCCACTCCCTACAGggccacatttttattttttggtggcagtatggggcttgagttcaaggcgTGGGTACTgtcctttgagcttttgtgcccaagactaGCGCGCTACcgtttgagtcacagatccacttcctgcTCTTTTGTGGTTAAATGGAGTCCAGGCCGGCTTCAAGCCatgctcctcagacctcagcttcctgagtagctagaattgcaggtgcgATCCTCCAATTCCCGGCTTAGAGGGCCACTTTCTGACCGGGGTAGTAGTTGTCTCAGGAAGTCCTGGTCAGGGGGCATGATTAGCTGGGAACTCCATCACTTGCACTCCCTAAGTGATGGTGGAAGCCACCGGGCTCCCCTTGCCGTTCCAGACACCAACACTTCTTTACGACTTCCTCGTAATAGACGTAaacccaggctgactttcaaAAGACAGCTGCTTCCTTTCTTCCCGCGCTTCTAAGAGCCCGAACGGTCTGTGCCTGCCCGCACAAACACCACTGCATTTTCAGAGTGCTGTCTGTGCTCGCACTGACTGGCTGGTGGACAGGAGCAAGGAATCCAACAGGCAGCGAATAGGATGGCGTGTGGGAGTCACGGGCTGGGAACCCGCATCCTGACCCAGCCTTGCTTTCCTGGCCTAGAGTGAACAAGTGATTTCACTCTGTCCCCTGAATTTTGTTCCAGAGGAAATCGGGTACATGGTTCTCATTCCCTTCCGACTTCACAACCAGGTTGAGGGATTGTCCCTAGAAATGACACGGAGGCCGAAGCCCGGTAGAAGCGGATGTGCGTCATGAGACCTTCCCGGGGGGGACCTCAGGCAGAGAAATGAGAATtccggtgggggggcgggggggagagggccGCGGGGCTCCAGGGAGCAGCCACGCTGGGCACAGAGAGGAAGTGCAGGGACCGATGGCGAGAGGTCCCTCTCGGCTCTCCGGGACGCCCGGGGAAGGCCCAGGTGACCACGGCTGACAGCAGCCTGTGGAGCGAGGCCCAGGCCGGGCCATGTACAGTAACCATGTCACTTCTTCTGATTTGTCTGTCCCGCGGGTGACGTACCCCAGTATCCTGTTTGCCTCTTTTACTGCAGCCATTCACTGGGCTGGTGGCTTCAAGGATTTTTCTACAATAACCCCTAAGCCCCTTTCCTGGTCAGTACGCTGCATGACTGTTCCATGtactctgttctctctctttgGTATGttgccccgccccccctccctgaGATTGTTTGACATCTGTCTGCCTTCAACTGCATTTTCCATCCAGTGGCACAGTCACCTGAAAGACTCAGCTCCCTCAGAACCTGGTTGCCTTGTATCTCATTACTTGCTCTATCTTGAACTTTGGCCTCATCATCTACCCGTGTGGCATCTCACATCTGACAATCGCGTCCGGGCAGTGCACCTGTGTGATGAACCAAATCCCCAaacgcccccccccggcccctccaCCTAGACTCACGCCGTGCAAACGGTTCCCTTTTACAGCCACTGTCGATGAGCCCGAAATCCTCCCGCCACCCTATCATGATAGCGTGATTGACCAGAAAACTGTGGATTGGACTTTTCCAACAACCGTTCTCCAAGGCTGCTGTCTTGTTTCACTTCTGATTTTGGCTACAATTGTGTCTGTGCCCGGAGCCCCTTGCAGTGGGGGGGGCTGTGCCTCTGCAGGACTCGGCCGGGTGACGCGCCCTCTCTTTGTGCTTCTAGGAATGAGGTGACCAAGCTGAAGTTTGAAGGGAAGACGTTTTATTTATACGTAAGTCAGAAAGAGGTGAGTGCCGCCTTCCTTCTTTTTGGGGCGGGTGTGGGCAGTGATGGCTAGAGCGAAGATCTAGGTGAAAACCTGGAGGTGAGGTGGTCCCCTCGTGTCCCCCCGTGATTCTTTTCTGTCACGTGGCAATTCCAGGTGTAGGCGCCACTTGCTCCCCGGGGCTTTCTGGCTCCTCTGGTGCCGGCTGAGACTTCCTGATGGAAGCCTTCCGGGTGGGAGGAGGTAACGGAAGGGGGCGTTCCCCAGGGCCCCCTCAGCACTGCCCTTCCTGCTAGCCagcttccggggggggggggggggagtcagcagcacaggggggggggggtcagcgctCTGCGCTTCCCCCATCTCCATGCAGCTCATTCCATGTGGAATTTCttgcaggaaaagaaaattattctcaCATATTTTGCTCCAACTCCAGAAGCCTGCAAGCATCTCTGGAAATGTGGAATTGAGAACCAAGCCTTCTAcaagtgagtggatggatgggtgtcgTTGATAGGCACCGATGGGCAGGGGCCAAGTCACAAGGGCTGCTTCAGAGAAAGGTGGGCAGGCGCCCTTGACAGACTGAGAACGTGGCTAAGCTGGCTTCCGAGTAAAGCCAGACCCCTTCCCAGGCCTCGGTGCCCCCCAGCAGTACAGAAGCCAGTGGTGGGGCTGGAATTCTGCTAAGTGGTCTAAGAGGTCTGCCTTGAAATAGCCTCGGACAACTGCTGGTGGCAAAgtaattgtgggtttttttgggttttttttttttttttttttttttggtaaagcaTGGGTCAGGAAAAGCGAGTGAGTGTCCAGTTTGAACCAAGCTGTCTCTGTGGAGCTAGAGACCTGGAGAGCTAGAACAACAGCTCCAGAAAAGACAAGGttcagccgggcaccagtggctctctcctgtaatcccagcaacttaggaggtggagatctgaggatcagggttcaaagccagcccaggcaagaaagttccctGGACTTTtacctttacctccaattaactacttagaaaaaactagaagtggagctgtggctcaaatgatagagcgctagccttgggcaaaaaaagaaaaaagtttcagaCCAGAGCAAGACCCAGCTCTAAGCTTTGGAAAGATGCAGCCTCTCTGCGGGTGACCCAGTGCTGAGCTGACTGGCTGCCAGTCTTTCTTGGTGTATCCCTGTTAGAAGCATTGCCAATGGCAGCACTGGTAtccagaaaccaaggaagggcAGTGAGAGGTGGGCAAGGAAGGCTTGACCACTGAGAAGCCAGGTTTGGAGTGAAGGTAACTTCTTACCAAAGGGTCCTGTGAAGTCAGAAGTTTCTGTGCTCAATCTTTAAttaaagtctccatgagacttacctccaattaaccactcaaaaatcagaagtggggctgggaatatggcctcatggtagagtgttcaccttgcatacatgaagccctgggttcgattcctcagcaccacatatatagaaaaagccagaagtggtgctgtggctcaagtggcagagtgctagccttgagcaaaaagaagccagggacagtactcaggccctgagttcaagccccaggcctggcaaaaaaaaaaagccacaaaaattagaagtggcactgtggctcaagtgatagcacccaggccctgagttcaaaccccacaaccaacaaaataacacAGATGCCCCTACAAGTCAGGTCTTCCTTCCACATCTGAGGTGTCAGCCCGCTGACAGGGCATCTCCTCCCTAGGGAGCAGACCGCCTTACGCAGTGGCCACAGTGGCACCCTGGCCCTCCAGCTAGCAGAGCTGTTTTCCTCCATTACCAGGCCTCTAGCTCTGGTAAGGCCCTTTGTTGTTCCCAACCCAAAGTCAAGtttctgcatctctccactggtgCCCAGTCCCGCCGCATCTGCACTGGAAATGGGTCATTTTTTTCGGTGCTCCATTACCTCTTTAATGTTCTAGCTAACACTGGAAGCTTCTAGCATGGATCCAGTTGTTACACCCAGTGTCTGCTAGCAGCCATGTGGGCCTTGTTCTCAGCTCCCTGGTTCTTCCTTTGGCCAGTGGCCTATTGCTCCCCAGGGAGATAGGGACTTGAGGCTTCCCAGAGGTGGCCCTGAGACGGAGGGGATGATGCTTGTGGATTTGGGGGACAGCTCCTGAACTGCCTGCTCATGGCAGAGGCCTCAGACCCAGATGGGGTCCTGCTTGGATTAGCTCTACGTATAGGCACCGGATGCGGTGCCCAGGCGAGTCCGGCCAAGGGAGACCTCTCGGGGCAGTGCTGCCCGGCACCCAACTCTTAGCTGAGGGGACAGCCGAGTCACCGCAGGGGGGGCTCACAGGGCCCGCCGCCATCGACGCTCCACCGCGATGCTAAAGACGACCGAAACAAGCTTTGCAGGACGCGTTAGTCTTTACTATGAGAACGGGGAAATGGAACGGAAGGGCAGGCCCTCCCTCTTCATCCACAAAGCCATGGCCACCGGGCATCAAATGCCAAGCGTGGAAGAGGTCCCCGAGGTCAGACAGCCCCAGCTCCGCCATTTCCTAGGTGAGGCTGCGGCGGCCCGGGCGTCTGTGATCCCCGAGCCGTGAGCGCAGGCGCGGGGAGGCAGGCGCGCGCTGTGAACGGCTTTTCCCCGAGTTCCTCCAGGCTGCCTTCGCCTGTACGAGGCCATTTGTCACCTCGACTTTGCTTTGCTGCAGGCTGGAGAAGTCAAGCCAAGTCCGCACAGTGTCCAGCAGCAATTTATTCTTTAAAGGAAGCCGGTTCCGATACAGGTAAATAGTGACAGTAAGTAGCCATTACAGATCTATTTTCAGACCGTTTTCTGGACAGCAgtcactcggggggggggggccatctTGAGAAAATTCTCCTGTCATCTCACCCGTTTGctgtccctttccttccctacaaGTTGTTTCTTTCTAATTAGCGCATCTCAGTACAGTTGTTTTATCTGTAGGGTTTTAGACCTGTCTCTTCCTTACAACAGCAAAAGAACCGTAAGAGTGGACCTCTTCGGGTCCCAGCGTCTAAAGGGCTGTGCTTTGGTTTGGGGCGTGCTGGACGATGAAAGATCCCAGTGACTCCAGAAACGGAGAGAGCAGATCTAAGCTAGGTTTAGACCGCAAACCCTGCGGCAAGCCTCTCTCCTTGTGGAGGAACGAGCTCCACACAGCCATAGCCATCTCAGACCTCGGAGCAGGACCCAGTGTTGCAACGCTGTCTCAAATTTCTTcccatttgtttcttcttctactattattttatatagtgGCCGAGTTGCAAAGGAAGTAATGGAGTCAAGTGCCAAGATCAAACGGGAGCCACCAGAAATACACAGGTAAGCCGCCAGGGTCTCCCCCAAACCTCTTCCGGCTCAGAAACCTGGTGTCAGCTGCAGGAATGGGGGCGTGGGCTTTGGACAGCTTCCCTTGGGCCCTGCTCTCGTCGCCGCGCTCAGGAGGAGGCTAGgtggggcaggaagggaaggcGGTAGAGACGGGTCTGAAGCCATCTCTGACCGGGACCCAGGGgccagagggaaagagaaggtgcTGAACTCTTTTAGAAGACCAAACAATACAGCCGGGGGCAGTTCTAGAAGCCACTGTGGCCTCTGCGCGGAGCGAACGCCTTCTCTCTCCCTGTGACCTCAGGGCGGGGATGGTGCCCAGCCGGAGCTGCCCCTCCATCACCCACGGCCCGCGGCTCAGCAGCGTGCCCCGGACTCGGAGGAGAGCCGTGCACATCTCCATCATGGAAGGTAAGCGCCGCGCTCCCGAGGGGCCCGCCAAGCGAGGCCGACCGATCCAGTTCCGGGGATGGGAGACGCCAGcgcgccccgcaccccgcgcACCGTGGCCGGGGATGGCAGGGGCTGCGGGGGAGACAGGGCCGTCCGCGGGGAGATGCACGCGCGCGTGGGGTCTGCCAGGGCCCGCGGCGCTAAGATGGCTTTCCACGCCGCTTTCCCCACTCACTGTGAGGATGTGACCGGTGCCCAGAGGGCGAACGGCGGGGACGGCACAGACAGCCGAGTGTTCCAGGGCTGCCGCCACCTTGTCTGCCAGCGGGAGAAccatgctgttgctcaagtgcagTAGGTTCCTCACTCCTGTCCCCCGTCCCTTGGGAAGGAGCCAGCGCCAGCCAgcgcctcccttctcccttctcggGCAGTCAGGGGTTAGCGCTGCTCTTGGCAACAGACCACTGGTCGTGGCTGACCCGAGGCCTTTGTACCTCCGGGCTAAGGGTGGGCTTGACGACCACCACAGCCTGCTACCTAACCGCCTTCGTGTTCAGGACGCGCAGAACTTCACTGGTGACCGGGGACGCGCTCCTTGCCTACTCGTGGGTGGCAAGGAAGCTAATCACACGAAGGGCTTGAAAACGCGCTTGCTACACGGGCGGCGCGAGCCGGGCGGGAAGCCGATGGCGTGGCAAGCCGCTCCGCCGTGCTCTCTGGGCGCGCTGCTTCTGTGTGCTCCCGGTGGACGGGAGTGGGGGTGCAGAAGAGgccctgcggggtgggggggtggggggaccgcCCAGAGCCGTGAGCCGGCATCTCCTGCAGGCCGAGCTGGAGGATGCCCCTTCCTGGGGTATTCCAGTCCGGGAAGGGAGTCGCTTCTCCCCTCTCTGTGGCCTTCTTGCCATGTACCCCGAGGCTGGGGCCGGCACCCGGCATGAGCGAAGGCAGCGCGTGCCGGGGAAGGGCCGAGCCCATCTAGGCGGGGCGACAGCTCCCCCGAAGCGGCTGCCATGCGGATCCAGCCAGCACGGCCTGGAGGCCAGGGGGGTTCTCGCGTTCCTCGGGACAAGCTGCGATCTGCCCGAGCCTGTCCTCCCCCAGAGTGGCGGGGGGCTCCCTGGGTCTCCCCGGGGGCCGCGCTGGCTCGGCAGCAGTGTCGAGGACAGCCGGGGACCGGGACTGCTGGTTTGAATGTGCGCAGTGCAAGACCTTAGCAGCCAAATGGCTTCACCAGTGCAGGGCGGCAGACTTGGGGAACTAGGAAACGTTCTGGTGACCTTACATCCCAGACCTGTGGGACACTCTTGAATCCCCGCCCTCTGTGTCCCTCGCCCTGAGAGGCGGCCCTTGTATGGACATGGGGAGAAGTGCAAGCTGGAGGCCTTGCTTTTTATGGCTCTTAAGTGGTTCCGCCTGAATCCAGCGCCCTGATAACAAAGCCTCCGGCTGCTGCTTCCCAGGGGCCCGCGGGGCGCTCTGGGCGCTGGCccgcctcctctcctcctcccccctgcccacCCGGTGTCCCCAGGGCCGCCATGGGGAAGAGTCTGATCAAGATTTCCACCCGAGTCCCGGTGCAGCTCCGGCTGACCAACCACTGCCGGCGGCCCCTGAGCGTGCGTGTCCTGCGGATGGGGGCGCGGCTCCGGGGCCGGGTCCTGGTGGCCGTGCCAGAGAGGCCCCTGGAAGCCACCTCTGGGCGGCGGCCTCAGCCGGAGGGCCCCCAAGGTAAAAGAGACCCCCCCCCCTTGTTTTACTGTGCCACTCAGTCCAGATCCTGACACAatacccaccccatcccccctccaCTAACGCTTCCGTAAAGGGCAGGGCGGAAGAACAGTTCATAAGGTGATGGAGAAGGAGGCGCGCTGATGGCTAACACCCACCGACAGCCGTAGCACCAGGCATTCTCCTGGAACGCTCCAGCAACTGGCCCAGAGGTGGCTGACCCCGGAGGTGGCTGTCCCTTTTCCCCAGGCAGCGTAGGGCTGCATTGCAGACCAAGCTGCTTCTGTGTCGGGGCGGCCGCTGGCAGCAATGTCGGTCATATTTTGGGAAGTCTGGCAGTCACATGTCCTTGGGAGGAGACAGGGAGCAAGCTGGGAGCAGGCTACAACCGGGGCCTTCACGTTTGTTATCAGGGACCCACAACACTCTCCAAGGTCCCAGGCAGTTGTGGGCTCCTTGTTCATCCCCTGGGACCCAACTTCATGATCACAAGGAGGATAGGATCCTAACCTTGGCTTTGCCATTAACAACCAACCACATGACCTGAGGCAAGTACTGTAAGCTCTTGCCCTAGCTGTTAAAAGGGCTTTAAAAAGTTAATCCAAACCTctactggtggatcacacctataatcaatcctagctactcaagaggctgagatctgaggattgtgagccaaagccagccagggcagaaaagccctttAGACTCCAACTGAGTATGAAAGAAGCGGAAAGCAGAGCTGCGGCTCGAGgggcacagcactagccttgagcgagagaAACCCAGGGACCATGCCTAGATCCGAAATCCAAGCCCCAGAAGAAAAAACAAGTTGTGCCAGACGgcggcacatgtctataatcctctgGCTACTTGGGACACAGAGGTAAaactagtttgaagccaaccagggcacaAAAACGTGCACAATGGCACGTGCCCGTCGTCCTTACTGaaagggaggctgaggtctgggctgTGTTTCCAGGCCAGCTGGACAGAAAAGCTCCAGACCTTAACAGAAAGTGCTTGGGCATGGCGGcgtgtacctgtcatcccagtacaGAGGGAAGCCAAACAAGAGGCTCGCGGGACAGTGCAGGCGAagggagaccctacctcaaaagtaACCAGAACAAAAAGAGCAGCCGGAGGCATGGCTCGAGCAGGAGAGAACTAGTCTGGGAtgtaggaagccctgagttcaaacccccagtactTTGCTGACACCTGCTAGGACCAGAGGAGCTTCTGCAACAGGCCGCGAAGCTGTGGCCAGTGTGCACCGGTGAGGGAGGGGGTGGAAAGCAGAGGTGCTGCGGCCCctcgctctcccccccccccatgcccagaCTCCCAGTTCCTCCCCCTAGAGAACCCTGACCTGTGCTAGGCGAGCGCTGCCCGGATGCGCCAGGCCAAGCCACAAGGGAGCCGGGCAAGATGCTGCCGGAAGGCTCGCGCCGCTCTGAACCCCACAACCCCGTTGAGCCCGGGCCAGGTCACGCCTGGGACCGTGAGGGTCTCCCGACGGGGCCTGGCTGAGAGCCCCCTCTACTTGCCCGCACCCCTTCTCAGCCTGCCGTGCTCTCGAGGCGCCTACGGGTAGAGCAGCTGCTGGCCGCTGCTGACCGGGAtcctgggaggaggaagcagccgGCAGGGACGGCTCCCCTTCTCCGCCAGGAAGGATCTGGGGAGCGCGGAGAAGCCCCACCATCGCACAGCTCAGCAGTCCATCAGGGAGGCCTGGGAGAGGGGCGGCAACTGCAGAAATCCCAAAGACAGGCCTTGCGCGGGCGCCGGCACCCTCCGTACTTGAAGCCTGACTAAGCCAGGCCTCTCACTCGGGTCCCGGGGTGTCCTCGCGGGGGGTGCACTTCCGGTGACAGTCCGTGAGTCGGATCCTCTTTCCAATCAAATGAGGGCAAAAAGGCAGGAGAAGCAGTCAGTAGGGCAAAACCCTAAGTAAAAAGCAGACTTCCTGTGAACGGGCCGTGCCGAGAATCACCACCCCAACGCCGAATGCTGCCGCCGGCCCCCGAAGCCAGCGCGCGGTGGAGCCCAGAAAGCCCAGCAGgcgccttttctttcctttccaggccTCGAGTCCCTGCGCGACAGCGCCCATTCCACTCCTGTGCGCTCCTCTTCCCACGGGGACTCCTTCCTGCCCCACGTGAGAGGCAGCCGCGCGGACAGCAGCGAGCGAGTGGCCGTGATCGCGGACGAGGCCTACAGCCCCGCCGACAGCATGCTGCCCACGCCCGTGGCCGAGCACAGcctggagctgctgctgctgtcccGGCAGATCAACGGGGCCACCTGCAGCATCGAGGAGGAAAAGGAGTCCGAGGCCAGCACCCCGACGGCTGCCGAGGCGGAGGCCCCGGGAGGAGAGCTAAGGGCCCTGTGCCAGGCGCACGGCGGGCCCGCGGAGGAACAGGTGAATAAGTTTGTTTTAAGTGTCCTCCGTTTGCTCCTTGTGACCATGGGACTCCTCTTTGTCTTGCTCCTCCTCCTGATCATCCTTACCGAGTCTGACCTTGACATTGCCTTTTTCCGCGATATCCGCCAGACCCCCGAGTTTGAACAATTCCACTATCAATACTTTTGTCCCCTCAGGCGATGGTTTGCCTGCAAAATCCGCTCAGTGGTGAGCCTGCTCATTGACACCTGAGAAGGCATGACTCCACCCACTCACTAGCCAGGCGGACCGGAGCCCGGCTGCCCTTCCCAGCAATGGGACCCATCGCGGACCATCGGCACACACCCCAGGCCCTTCTCTCATGACTAGAGTCCACTGCAGCCTAGGCGGGTTGTTTCCcagaagaaggaaagcaaggatAGGCTTGGGCCCCGTTAACCCACCCGGGAAAACTCGTTTTCTTCAGAGGTTCTTTTCAAGGAAGGCTCAGCCACTCTGTAACTCATCCTTTGATTTGCAGGATAATTTTTGGTTTTGGATTTTGATTTTTCATAGATGTGTATTATTTTGAAAAAGTatccaaataaaaatgatttattttactaTTACCGATGACTGCAGTCGTGTTGCCTAGCAGGTGGGACGCTAGGTGAAGAGGACGGAGCCGCTTTCCTCCGTGCCCGCGGCCTCCGCCGCGGCCGGGCCAGGCTTAGGGTTTCCTTCCACACacaacttctttaaaaaaaacaaggaaacgtCCATGTAGAAGGACTCAGTGGAAAGCGGCTGCTCAGGAGGGTCGGAGCTAGCGTCTCTCTTCGCGTTCTCAAACCCGAGCGGCGGCAGCCGGAGCGGGGTCAGCCTCTCCCCGGAGCCGAGAGCCGGGCGGCAGTCGCCGGGAGCTTTGCTTAATGAACCGGGACTTCCGTAATATTTGGTTTTCTTCCTGAGGAGTTCTGGAGGCTCCCAGGGTGTGAAATGAATCCAGTGGTGCCGGGGAGAACGCCGTCATACACGCCAGACATCACGCTTGCTACCCGGGCGCCTACTGAGATTCACAGAGCAGGGCTCACTTTGTACACAGAAGATACTCCCTCCACCCAGAAAGGTTACttcaatttatattttaacagaaaaatgttattttcctagctactcatatTGTTTTTACTTTACGGATTAAGAAAACAGAACCTGATGAACTAAAAGATGCAAGACAGAAACGATCCTGAGGAaataaaaccaccagaaaattgccaGATCGATAAACAAACAGCCTCGGAAGGGATAAGGAAACTCTAATAAGATTTCTAAGAGAAGCCTGCAACAGACAGTGAACGTGGCAGAGACCGACCCTAGCTGCCCCGGGGGGTGTGGGGCCCCCGGCCCAGCTCTGCGCGCTGAAAGCCAGCCCCACGCAGACCTGGTTTCCTCTCAGGGAGAGGCCGCGCACTCGCTGGGGACCTGAGAAGTGAAGCATGCGCACTGGGCAGCTCAGATGCGGGGCCGAGCCCAGGGTAGATTCCATCTCCCCTAACGGCCGCGGAGGCAAAGGGACAAGGGACTTGTGTAATTTGAAAGAAAGACGCCCTTCCCTTTCTATCTAGACCGCAGGCCAGCCAACTTTTACTGGGAAGTGCCAGATAAGAAACATTTTCCATTTTGGTTTTGCGGACCACGCTCTGCCATGGTAGCACAAACATGGCCACAGGCGACACACACCTGAAAGATCATGGCTGCCTTCTAACGGAACTTCAGAAACGCGGCCAACCACGATCCAGACAATCCAACTGAGCAATAGGTGGCGGAAGAGGCTCCGCTCTGCTCCCGTTGCTGGCGCGCTTGAAAGACCCAGCGCCACTTCCCAGTGGAGACGCTGGGGTTGCTGGTACGCAGGGTgctcaaccaaccaaccagctgACATGTCTGGTGCCAAGGGAGCAGAAGCTAGTGCCAGAACACTCAACCGTGGCAATCCTAAACACACAGGCGTGCCCACCCGATCATTTCCATACCAGCAACGACTTGGGCagaataagaaaatgtaattatCAAGTGACAAGACAACGGAGGGAGGTCCTAATAAAGATTAGGGGTCACTTCAAACCAACTAGCCACTGCCACTTGCCATCTACCCAGCAAAGGCTTCATTTAGCACAGACTCAAGGGAAAAGTAGACCAGAGATGGAAAGGCTGTCAGGAGACCGGCTGGTGTTAGCCCG
This genomic stretch from Perognathus longimembris pacificus isolate PPM17 chromosome 23, ASM2315922v1, whole genome shotgun sequence harbors:
- the Frmd5 gene encoding FERM domain-containing protein 5 isoform X1, which codes for MLSRLMSGSSRSLEREYSCTVRLLDDSEYTCTIQRDAKGQYLFDLLCHHLNLLEKDYFGIRFVDPDKQRHWLEFTKSVVKQLRSQPPFTMCFRVKFYPADPAALKEEITRYLVFLQIKRDLYHGRLLCKTSDAALLAAYILQAEIGDYDPGKHPEGYSSKFQFFPKHSEKLEKKIAEIHKTELSGQTPATSELNFLRKAQTLETYGVDPHPCKDVSGNAAFLAFTPFGFVVLQGNKRVHFIKWNEVTKLKFEGKTFYLYVSQKEEKKIILTYFAPTPEACKHLWKCGIENQAFYKLEKSSQVRTVSSSNLFFKGSRFRYSGRVAKEVMESSAKIKREPPEIHRAGMVPSRSCPSITHGPRLSSVPRTRRRAVHISIMEGLESLRDSAHSTPVRSSSHGDSFLPHVRGSRADSSERVAVIADEAYSPADSMLPTPVAEHSLELLLLSRQINGATCSIEEEKESEASTPTAAEAEAPGGELRALCQAHGGPAEEQVNKFVLSVLRLLLVTMGLLFVLLLLLIILTESDLDIAFFRDIRQTPEFEQFHYQYFCPLRRWFACKIRSVVSLLIDT
- the Frmd5 gene encoding FERM domain-containing protein 5 isoform X2, yielding MLSRLMSGSSRSLEREYSCTVRLLDDSEYTCTIQRDAKGQYLFDLLCHHLNLLEKDYFGIRFVDPDKQRHWLEFTKSVVKQLRSQPPFTMCFRVKFYPADPAALKEEITRYLVFLQIKRDLYHGRLLCKTSDAALLAAYILQAEIGDYDPGKHPEGYSSKFQFFPKHSEKLEKKIAEIHKTELSGQTPATSELNFLRKAQTLETYGVDPHPCKDVSGNAAFLAFTPFGFVVLQGNKRVHFIKWNEVTKLKFEGKTFYLYVSQKEEKKIILTYFAPTPEACKHLWKCGIENQAFYKLEKSSQVRTVSSSNLFFKGSRFRYSGRVAKEVMESSAKIKREPPEIHRAGMVPSRSCPSITHGPRLSSVPRTRRRAVHISIMEGLESLRDSAHSTPVRSSSHGDSFLPHVRGSRADSSERVAVIADEAYSPADSMLPTPVAEHSLELLLLSRQINGATCSIEEEKESEASTPTAAEAEAPGGELRALCQAHGGPAEEQAMVCLQNPLSGEPAH